From one Rhodamnia argentea isolate NSW1041297 chromosome 1, ASM2092103v1, whole genome shotgun sequence genomic stretch:
- the LOC115740096 gene encoding uncharacterized protein LOC115740096 isoform X2: protein MDINPPNAASLFADQKCRKSCFCNLFPAASLFCLALFIGSALLASDYREKFSGWDWRIIDKSQSANTSTCANQCRPRGSEALPDGIVTSSSDLEMRPLWNSAEGSLSSLSNLFAVAVGIKQKDLVNKMVTKFLSNDFVVMLFHYDGVVDEWKDLEWSGRVIHVSAFNQTKWWFAKRFLHPDIVAEYKYIFLWDEDLGVEDFHPDKYISIIKTEGLEISQPALDPTKSDVHHQITARGRRSVVHRRTFKPGGPGKGCGSNSTAPPCTGWIEMMAPVFSRAAWRCVWYMIQNDLIHAWGLDTQLGYCAQGDRIKTVGIVDAEYIVHYNRPTLGGGNENQSDSQSHNDTSETEKVESEAPSRSHKHDPRVEVRRQSYVELAIFRKRWKKAVQEDECWTDPYPQAATDNIMA, encoded by the exons ATGGATATCAATCCTCCAAATGCT GCTTCCCTCTTTGCAGATCAGAAGTGTAGAAAATCTTGTTTCTGTAACTTGTTTCCTGCAGCATCTCTGTTTTGTCTAGCACTTTTCATTGGGAGTGCACTGTTGGCATCAGATTACAGAGAG AAATTTTCAGGATGGGATTGGAGGATAATTGATAAATCACAGAGTGCTAACACCAGCACTTGTGCA AATCAATGCAGACCACGTGGAAGTGAGGCCTTACCAGACGGTATTGTTACCAGTTCTTCTGATTTGGAAATGAGGCCATTATGGAATTCTGCAGAG GGCTCTCTTAGTTCTTTGTCTAACTTGTTTGCCGTGGCTGTTGGAATCAAGCAAAAGGATCTTGTGAATAAAATGGTTACAAAG TTTCTGTCAAATGATTTTGTGGTGATGCTTTTCCACTATGATGGGGTTGTTGATGAGTGGAAGGACTTAGAATGGAGTGGTCGCGTTATACATGTGTCTGCATTTAACCAAACTAAATG GTGGTTCGCCAAACGTTTCCTTCATCCAGATATAGTTGCAGAatacaaatatatttttctgTGGGATGAGGACCTAGGAGTTGAAGATTTTCACCCCGATAA GTACATCTCTATCATCAAGACTGAAGGGCTTGAGATATCACAACCAGCCCTTGATCCTACCAAATCAGATGTGCATCATCAAATCACTGCACGTGGGAGGAGATCGGTCGTACACAG GAGGACTTTCAAGCCTGGTGGTCCTGGTAAAGGTTGTGGTTCCAACAGTACAGCTCCTCCATGCACTGG GTGGATAGAGATGATGGCTCCGGTTTTCTCAAGAGCTGCCTGGCGCTGTGTATGGTATATGATTCAG AATGATTTGATCCATGCTTGGGGCCTAGACACACAACTTGGTTACTGCGCTCAA GGTGATCGAATCAAGACTGTAGGCATTGTGGATGCCGAGTATATAGTGCATTATAATCGGCCGACACTCGGCGGTGGCAATGAAAACCAG TCGGACTCACAATCGCACAATGATACTTCTGAGACTGAAAAAGTGGAATCAGAG GCACCATCAAGGTCTCATAAACATGATCCTAGAGTTGAA GTGAGGAGGCAGTCCTATGTCGAGCTCGCAATATTCagaaaaagatggaagaaagctgTCCAGGAAGATGAATGTTGGACTGATCCGTACCCTCAAGCTGCAACGGACAATATCATGGCCTAA
- the LOC115740100 gene encoding ribosomal RNA-processing protein 14-C-like has translation MKKKKQKSALDSTLASDSGLDLKSLIHQHSLFFDKLIELVPAKFYLPSDDKDKPWFQGLSKDAKASAKKESMENIKKARRERLDPERSSKTTLDLLKESLDKEKSGDESKEEEVMEPRPTLSAMEGEERSATYEELRQRLHRKIQELRGNRNTRNPDRPKQSEKKQDDQKKRKRDSASEEDMPANGDSSEKIEEDASEAAKELALTYVKLGDDGDNKKKKRKVSKLKELEKAKRLEEAKKDPDKGERISWKAATSRAAGLKVHDDPKLLKKSIKKEKKQRQKNAGKWKERIETTEKMKSQKQQKRSDNIAERAHDKKMRRIAKREKKLLRPGFEGRKEGYINQDGS, from the coding sequence atgaagaagaagaagcagaaatcTGCCCTCGATTCTACCCTTGCTTCCGATTCTGGGCTTGATCTGAAGTCTCTGATTCATCAGCATTCGCTGTTCTTTGACAAGTTAATCGAGCTCGTCCCTGCGAAATTCTACCTGCCCAGTGATGACAAGGACAAACCGTGGTTTCAGGGTCTCAGCAAAGACGCCAAGGCTTCGGCCAAGAAGGAATCGATGGAGAACATAAAGAAAGCTCGAAGAGAGCGATTAGACCCCGAGAGATCTTCTAAAACAACCCTCGACTTGTTGAAGGAGAGCTTGGATAAGGAGAAATCGGGCGACGAGTCTAAGGAGGAAGAAGTAATGGAACCTAGACCTACATTGTCTGCTATGGAAGGTGAGGAGCGGTCGGCAACGTATGAAGAACTCCGGCAACGGCTTCATCGCAAAATTCAAGAACTCCGTGGGAATAGGAATACTAGGAATCCTGATAGGCCAAAGCAAAGCGAGAAAAAACAAGATGATCAAAAGAAACGCAAGAGAGACTCTGCATCGGAGGAAGATATGCCCGCAAATGGTGATTCATCAGAGAAGATAGAGGAAGATGCATCGGAGGCGGCAAAGGAACTCGCCCTCACTTATGTGAAGCTCGGGGATGATGGGgacaacaagaaaaagaagaggaaggtTTCAAAGCTTAAGGAGctggaaaaggcaaaaagactAGAAGAAGCAAAGAAGGACCCAGATAAAGGGGAGAGGATTTCATGGAAAGCTGCAACCAGTAGGGCAGCTGGTCTTAAGGTTCATGATGATCCCAAATTGTTGAAAAAGAGcataaagaaggagaagaagcagcGCCAGAAGAATGCTGGAAAATGGAAGGAGAGGATTGAAACCACGGAGAAAATGAAATCGCAGAAGCAGCAGAAGAGGTCGGATAACATTGCTGAGAGGGCTCATGACAAAAAGATGCGGCGGATTgctaaaagagagaagaagcttCTCCGACCAGGGTTTGAAGGACGCAAGGAAGGTTATATTAATCAAGATGGAAGTTAA
- the LOC115740106 gene encoding uncharacterized protein LOC115740106, with protein MSTHGILSSLFLALFIAFASAIPPNQAALLHANGSAAGEEMVPLVEHGKFEMVELNETRRRLGSFQICALCTCCGGARGVCLPSPCCYAINCNIPNRPFGFCSFTPKTCNCFGCHL; from the exons ATGTCTACCCATGGGATTCTATCGTCTCTCTTTCTTGCCCTCTTCATCGCCTTTGCCAGTGCCATCCCTCCAAATCAGGCAGCTTTACTCCAT GCAAATGGGTCGGCAGCAGGGGAAGAGATGGTGCCATTGGTGGAGCATGGCAAATTTGAGATGGTGGAGTTGAATGAGACAAGGAGGAGATTGGGGAGCTTCCAGATATGTGCACTGTGCACTTGCTGTGGTGGAGCAAGAGGGGTGTGCTTGCCATCTCCATGTTGCTATGCCATCAATTGCAACATCCCAAACCGCCCTTTTGGCTTCTGTTCTTTCACTCCCAAGACCTGCAATTGCTTTGGATGCCATCTCTGA
- the LOC115740096 gene encoding uncharacterized protein LOC115740096 isoform X1, whose protein sequence is MDINPPNAASLFADQKCRKSCFCNLFPAASLFCLALFIGSALLASDYREKFSGWDWRIIDKSQSANTSTCANQCRPRGSEALPDGIVTSSSDLEMRPLWNSAEGSLSSLSNLFAVAVGIKQKDLVNKMVTKFLSNDFVVMLFHYDGVVDEWKDLEWSGRVIHVSAFNQTKWWFAKRFLHPDIVAEYKYIFLWDEDLGVEDFHPDKYISIIKTEGLEISQPALDPTKSDVHHQITARGRRSVVHRRTFKPGGPGKGCGSNSTAPPCTGWIEMMAPVFSRAAWRCVWYMIQNDLIHAWGLDTQLGYCAQGDRIKTVGIVDAEYIVHYNRPTLGGGNENQSDSQSHNDTSETEKVESELLVQAPSRSHKHDPRVEVRRQSYVELAIFRKRWKKAVQEDECWTDPYPQAATDNIMA, encoded by the exons ATGGATATCAATCCTCCAAATGCT GCTTCCCTCTTTGCAGATCAGAAGTGTAGAAAATCTTGTTTCTGTAACTTGTTTCCTGCAGCATCTCTGTTTTGTCTAGCACTTTTCATTGGGAGTGCACTGTTGGCATCAGATTACAGAGAG AAATTTTCAGGATGGGATTGGAGGATAATTGATAAATCACAGAGTGCTAACACCAGCACTTGTGCA AATCAATGCAGACCACGTGGAAGTGAGGCCTTACCAGACGGTATTGTTACCAGTTCTTCTGATTTGGAAATGAGGCCATTATGGAATTCTGCAGAG GGCTCTCTTAGTTCTTTGTCTAACTTGTTTGCCGTGGCTGTTGGAATCAAGCAAAAGGATCTTGTGAATAAAATGGTTACAAAG TTTCTGTCAAATGATTTTGTGGTGATGCTTTTCCACTATGATGGGGTTGTTGATGAGTGGAAGGACTTAGAATGGAGTGGTCGCGTTATACATGTGTCTGCATTTAACCAAACTAAATG GTGGTTCGCCAAACGTTTCCTTCATCCAGATATAGTTGCAGAatacaaatatatttttctgTGGGATGAGGACCTAGGAGTTGAAGATTTTCACCCCGATAA GTACATCTCTATCATCAAGACTGAAGGGCTTGAGATATCACAACCAGCCCTTGATCCTACCAAATCAGATGTGCATCATCAAATCACTGCACGTGGGAGGAGATCGGTCGTACACAG GAGGACTTTCAAGCCTGGTGGTCCTGGTAAAGGTTGTGGTTCCAACAGTACAGCTCCTCCATGCACTGG GTGGATAGAGATGATGGCTCCGGTTTTCTCAAGAGCTGCCTGGCGCTGTGTATGGTATATGATTCAG AATGATTTGATCCATGCTTGGGGCCTAGACACACAACTTGGTTACTGCGCTCAA GGTGATCGAATCAAGACTGTAGGCATTGTGGATGCCGAGTATATAGTGCATTATAATCGGCCGACACTCGGCGGTGGCAATGAAAACCAG TCGGACTCACAATCGCACAATGATACTTCTGAGACTGAAAAAGTGGAATCAGAG CTTCTTGTGCAGGCACCATCAAGGTCTCATAAACATGATCCTAGAGTTGAA GTGAGGAGGCAGTCCTATGTCGAGCTCGCAATATTCagaaaaagatggaagaaagctgTCCAGGAAGATGAATGTTGGACTGATCCGTACCCTCAAGCTGCAACGGACAATATCATGGCCTAA